In Calonectris borealis chromosome 10, bCalBor7.hap1.2, whole genome shotgun sequence, a single genomic region encodes these proteins:
- the LOC142086057 gene encoding cullin-associated NEDD8-dissociated protein 1-like isoform X9 — translation MCYRGRLCSACGRNWSCLFYADIEWFMATNDLMMELQKDSIKLDEDSEKKVVKMLLKLLEDKNGEVQNLAVKCLGPLVGKVKEYQVETIVDTLCTNMLSDKEQLRDISSIGLKTVISELPPASTGEHLEKIIPLIVQYCNVEDDELREYCFQAFESFVRRSVTLVLGGFLSKRELPHSWCPKEIDPHIPNVMGLCLKYITFDPNYNYDNEEVEEMMETENGEDEEQESDDEYSDDDDISWKVRRSAAKCLEAIVSSRHDLLQDFYKTLSPVLISRFKEREENVKADIFSAYISLLKQTLPIQSWLHASDASGKDDVPLTMLQNQVPSIVKALHKQLKEKSVKSRQGCFSLLTELANVLPGCLADHIPALVPGKLVRGLGVKEQGWLSPLLTCIVFSLADKSSSSNMRIDTLSFLHVLLCNHQPEVFHPHIKSLLPPVVTCIGDPFYKITSEALLVTQQLVKVIRPLDKSCTFDAKPYVKDLFPGTLKRLKAADIDQEVKERAISCMGQIIYSLGDHLSSDLQPTLKIFLERLKNEITRLTTVKALTLIASSPLKIDLRPVLGEGFPILASFLRKNQRALKLSTLTALDILVKNYSDSLKPAMIESVLKELPALITENDMHVSQVAIMFLTTLAKVYPSCISKISGSVLAEIFQLVHSPLLQGGALTAIIDFFQALVLTKMATMGYSELMKQLTAPIYSSGSAGESVTLHKQAYYSVAKCVAALSSACPKEAPAIVNQFIQDVKNPKSSSAVKVLAFLSLAEIGRTMNLSAQRELKTVILEAFTSPNEEVKSAASYALGNISVGNLKEYLPFMLKEIGSQPKRQYLLLHSLKEVISSSPADGLKPYVEDIWALLFKHCECTEEGTRSVVAECLGKLTLVNPSELLPRLKNQLSSGSPHARSTVVTAIKFTIADQPQPIDALLKRCIGDFLKTLQDPDLNVRRVALAMFNSAAHNKPCLIRDLLNAVLPSLYNETKVRRELIREVAAVFFFLFKVEMGPFKHTVDDGLDVRKAAFECMYTLLESCLDRLDIYEYLNHVEDGLKDHYDIRMLTFIMLARLSTLCPNAVLQRLERLIEPLRATCSTKVKAGSVKQEFEKQDELKRSAMRAVAALLTIPEVEKSPVMAEFSSQIRSNPEMASLFESIQKDSASLPASESMDMS, via the exons ACAAACATGTTATCCGACAAGGAACAGCTGCGGGATATCTCCAGCATTGGACTGAAAACAGTCATCTCTGAGCTGCCGCCAGCTTCTACAG GAGAACATCTGGAGAAGATAATTCCTCTGATTGTTCAGTACTGCAACGTGGAAGATGACGAGCTGAGAGAGTACTGCTTTCAGGCCTTCGAGTCTTTTGTGAGAAG GAGTGTAACTCTTGTCCTTGGAGGATTCCTCAGCAAGAGGGAACTGCCTCACTCCTG GTGCCCAAAGGAAATTGACCCTCACATCCCTAATGTGATGGGGTTATGTTTGAAGTACATCACCTTTGATCCAAACTACAACTATGATAATGAGGAAGTGGAAGAGATGATGGAAACTGAAAATGGGGAGGATGAAGAGCAAG AAAGCGATGATGAGTACAGCGACGATGATGACATCAGCTGGAAAGTCCGCAGGTCTGCAGCAAAGTGCCTGGAGGCCATTGTGAGCAGCAGGCACGATCTCCTTCAGGACTTCTACAAAACTCTTTCCCCAGTCTTGATAAGCAGAttcaaagagagagaggagaatgtCAAAGCTGACATCTTCAGCGCTTATATCTCCTTGCTGAAGCAAACGCTGCCCATCCAGAGCTGGCTGCATGCTTCAGATGCCTCTGGCAAAGACGACGTTCCCCTGACAATGCTTCAGAACCAG GTCCCCAGCATCGTCAAGGCCTTGCACAAGCAGCTCAAAGAAAAGAGCGTCAAATCAAGACAGGGTTGTTTCAGCCTCCTGACAGAACTGGCCAATGTTCTTCCCGGCTGCCTGGCAGATCACATCCCTGCACTAGTCCCTGGTAAACTTGTCCGTGGTCTGGGGGTGAAGGAGCAGGGTTGGCTCAGTCCACTCCTAACAT GTATTGTTTTCTCCTTGGCTGATAAATCCAGCTCCTCCAACATGAGGATTGATACACTGTCTTTCCTTCATGTTCTTCTTTGCAACCACCAGCCAGAGGTATTTCATCCTCATATCAAAAGCCTGCTGCCTCCTGTTGTGACCTGTATTGGAGACCCCTTTTATAAGATCACTTCAGAAGCTCTGCTGGTTACTCAGCAACTTGTGAAAGTTATCAGGCCTTTGGACAAATCTTGCACTTTTGATGCCAAGCCCTATGTGAAGGATCTTTTCCCTGGTACTCTGAAGCGACTGAAGGCAGCTGACATCGACCAGGAGGTGAAAGAACGTGCTATTTCCTGCATGGGACAAATCATTTACAGTCTGGGAGACCATTTAAGCAGTGATCTCCAGCCAACCTTGAAGATATTTCTAGAGAGGCTCAAAAATGAAATCACCAGATTgacaacagtcaaagcattaaccTTAATTGCTAGTTCTCCACTTAAAATAGATTTGAGACCCGTTCTAGGGGAAGGTTTCCCCATTCTAGCTTCCTTCTTGAGAAAGAATCAACGTGCCTTGAAACTGAGCACTCTGACTGCTCTGGACATCCTGGTGAAGAACTACAGTGACAGCCTCAAGCCTGCCATGATAGAGTCTGTCCTAAAGGAGCTCCCTGCTTTAATTACTGAGAATGACATGCATGTTTCCCAGGTGGCTATCATGTTCCTTACTACGTTAGCTAAGGTTTATCCATCCTGCATCTCTAAGATCAGCGGTTCGGTTCTTGCTGAAATCTTTCAGCTTGTCCACTCGCCTTTGCTCCAAGGAGGGGCACTGACCGCTATCATAGACTTCTTCCAGGCTCTGGTTCTGACGAAGATGGCCACCATGGGTTACTCGGAGCTGATGAAGCAGCTGACTGCGCCTATTTACTCCTCGGGTTCAGCCGGGGAATCAGTGACGTTACACAAACAGGCGTATTACTCTGTCGCAAAGTGCGTGGCAGCCCTTTCCTCAGCCTGTCCAAAGGAAGCCCCTGCGATAGTGAACCAGTTTATCCAGGatgtaaaaaaccccaagtcCAGCTCTGCTGTTAAAGTGCTAGCTTTCCTTTCACTGGCAGAGATAGGGCGCACCATGAACCTCAGTGCTCAGAGAGAGCTCAAAACAGTCATCCTGGAAGCGTTCACCTCCCCCAACGAAGAGGTGAAATCTGCTGCTTCCTATGCGTTGGGGAACATCAGTGTTGGGAATCTTAAGGAGTATCTTCCCTTCATGCTGAAAGAGATCGGAAGCCAGCCCAAGAGACAGTACCTCCTGCTGCACTCTCTAAAAGAAGTCATCAGCTCCTCCCCGGCCGATGGCCTCAAACCTTACGTGGAGGAtatttgggctctgcttttcaagCACTGTGAGTGCACGGAGGAAGGGACGCGCAGTGTGGTGGCTGAATGCTTGGGGAAGCTGACTTTGGTGAATCCCTCTGAGCTGCTGCCCCGGTTGAAAAACCAGCTGTCATCAG GCTCTCCACATGCCCGGAGCACGGTGGTAACTGCAATCAAATTCACAATTGCAGACCAGCCTCAGCCTATTGATGCTCTCCTGAAACGCTGCATAG GTGACTTCTTAAAAACTCTTCAGGATCCAGACCTGAATGTTCGACGTGTGGCTTTAGCCATGTTTAATTCTGCTGCTCACAACAAACCTTGTTTAATCCGAGATTTACTAAACGCAGTTCTCCCCAGCCTCTATAACGAAACGAAGGTCAGAAGGGAACTCATCCGGGAG gtggcagctgtattttttttcttgtttaaggtAGAAATGGGGCCGTTCAAGCACACCGTGGATGATGGCCTTGACGTGAGGAAAGCTGCTTTTGAATGCATGTATAccctgctggaaagctgccttGACCGACTGGATATCTATGAGTACCTCAACCATGTGGAGGATGGACTGAAGGATCACTACGACATTCGG ATGCTGACGTTCATAATGTTAGCTCGGCTGTCCACCCTCTGTCCCAACGCCGTGCTGCAACGACTCGAGCGGCTGATTGAGCCACTCCGGGCAACTTGCTCCACGAAG GTAAAAGCTGGTTCCGTGAAGCAGGAGTTCGAGAAGCAGGATGAACTGAAGCGATCCGCCATGAGAGCAGTAGCTGCCCTCCTGACCATCCCTGAAGTAGAGAAAAGTCCAGTGATGGCCGAGTTCTCATCTCAGATCAGATCCAATCCTGAAATGGCGTCACTTTTCGAAAGCATTCAGAAAGATTCTGCTTCCCTACCCGCCTCAGAGTCGATGGACATGAGCTAA